A stretch of the Psychroserpens sp. Hel_I_66 genome encodes the following:
- the purL gene encoding phosphoribosylformylglycinamidine synthase — MIHFFGNQNSKVFAVQATKELSTETISKLIWLFGNQPKIEQSALADFFVGPRAAMITPWSTNAVEITQNMGIEGILRIEEFQACKEDYKGFDPMISEKYNGLNQESFTINIQPEPIIEIEDISAYNQKEGLSLNDEEIEYLEGVSKKIERPLTDSEVFGFSQVNSEHCRHKIFNGTFIIDGEEKPSSLFKMIKETSKQNPNDIVSAYKDNVAFVKGPRVEQFAPKRPDVPDFYEKKDFESVISLKAETHNFPTTVEPFNGAATGSGGEIRDRLAGGKGSLPLAGTAVYMTSYSRLEENRPWEQKLKARPWLYQTPMDILIKASNGASDFGNKFGQPLICGSVLTFENKEDDRTLAYDKVIMQAGGIGYGKFDQAIKAVPEAGDKIVVLGGENYRIGMGGAAVSSADTGEFSSGIELNAVQRSNPEMQKRAANVVRGMVESEENHIISIHDHGAGGHLNCLSELIEDTGGHIDLDKLPIGDPTLSDKEIIGNESQERMGLLISEEHLDHISKIAERERSPIYTVGNVTDDNHFSIKSKTKGNTPMDLALEDMFGSSPKKIMKDHTVTRNYSEINYNTDDVYDYLDQVLQLEAVACKDWLTNKVDRCVSGKVAKQQCAGPLQLPLNNVGVMALDYNGKEGIATSIGHSPISGLINPEAGSRNSITEALTNIIWAPLKDGLKSVSLSANWMWPCKNEGEDARLYEAVKAISEFSIDLGINVPTGKDSLSMKQKYKDEEVISPGTVIISAAAHCNDVKKVVEPVLNRNAGDIYYINLSQDAFKLGGSSFAQIRNKIGHDVPNVQSASYVKTVFDTIQNLIKDEQIIAGHDVASGGLITTLLELCFADTNLGAELDLTALQEKDAIKLLFSENAGIVFQAKDVSVEKILKENNIEFHNIGKPTNSDVLSIINGNEVFTMTVSRLRDMWYKTSYLLDQKQTANGLAKVRFENYAKQPLKYHFPKHFTGKIEDIKNENLTSRLQGVSKSESRIRPKAAILREKGSNSEREMANAMYLAGFDVKDVHMTDLISGRETLEDIQFLGAVGGFSNSDVLGSAKGWAGAIKYNKNANKAIKKFFEREDTLSVGICNGCQLFMELDLINPEHEAHGKMLHNDSHKHESGFTSVTIQENNSVMLSTLKDATLGVWISHGEGKFSLPQKENEYNIVAKYGYESYPANPNGSDFNTAMLCDKTGRHLVMMPHIERSTFQWNWANYPENRKDEVSPWIEAFVNARLWVENKTK, encoded by the coding sequence ATGATTCATTTCTTCGGAAACCAAAACAGCAAGGTATTTGCTGTTCAAGCAACAAAAGAATTATCAACTGAGACTATCTCAAAATTGATATGGTTATTTGGTAACCAACCTAAAATCGAACAATCCGCATTAGCGGATTTTTTTGTTGGTCCCAGAGCAGCAATGATTACACCTTGGAGTACCAATGCAGTTGAGATAACCCAAAATATGGGGATTGAGGGCATACTTCGTATTGAAGAATTCCAGGCTTGTAAAGAAGATTACAAAGGTTTTGACCCGATGATTTCAGAAAAATACAACGGTTTAAACCAAGAGTCTTTTACAATTAACATTCAACCAGAGCCAATTATTGAAATAGAAGATATTTCCGCATATAACCAAAAGGAAGGTCTATCCCTTAACGATGAGGAGATTGAATATTTAGAAGGTGTTTCTAAAAAAATCGAACGACCACTCACCGACTCCGAAGTTTTTGGATTTTCACAAGTAAACAGTGAGCATTGTCGTCACAAAATTTTCAATGGCACCTTTATTATCGATGGCGAGGAAAAGCCAAGTTCATTATTTAAAATGATTAAGGAAACGTCAAAACAAAATCCTAATGATATTGTTTCGGCTTATAAAGATAATGTTGCATTTGTAAAAGGACCAAGAGTTGAGCAATTTGCACCAAAACGTCCTGATGTTCCAGATTTTTACGAGAAAAAAGACTTTGAATCTGTAATCTCACTTAAGGCAGAAACCCATAATTTCCCAACTACTGTTGAGCCATTTAATGGCGCTGCAACAGGATCTGGAGGAGAAATTCGCGATAGACTCGCTGGTGGAAAAGGTTCGTTACCTCTAGCAGGAACAGCAGTTTATATGACTTCATATTCTCGATTGGAAGAAAATCGTCCTTGGGAACAAAAATTAAAAGCACGTCCTTGGTTATATCAAACGCCAATGGATATTTTGATAAAAGCAAGTAATGGAGCTTCAGATTTTGGAAATAAATTTGGACAACCTCTCATTTGCGGTTCTGTTCTTACTTTTGAGAATAAAGAAGATGATAGAACTTTAGCTTACGATAAAGTGATTATGCAAGCTGGCGGAATTGGTTATGGTAAATTTGATCAAGCCATAAAAGCGGTACCAGAAGCTGGAGATAAAATTGTAGTGCTTGGAGGTGAAAACTATAGAATTGGTATGGGTGGAGCTGCGGTTTCAAGTGCAGATACCGGAGAATTTTCTTCGGGCATTGAGCTTAATGCTGTTCAACGGTCAAACCCAGAAATGCAAAAACGTGCTGCAAATGTGGTGCGTGGCATGGTAGAAAGTGAAGAAAATCATATCATTTCCATTCACGATCATGGTGCTGGAGGCCATTTAAACTGCCTTAGTGAATTGATTGAAGATACAGGTGGACATATTGATTTAGACAAGCTTCCTATTGGTGACCCAACACTTTCTGACAAAGAGATTATTGGCAATGAATCGCAAGAACGCATGGGATTGCTCATTTCCGAAGAACATCTAGACCATATTAGTAAAATTGCAGAGCGAGAACGTTCTCCTATTTATACCGTCGGAAATGTAACCGATGACAACCATTTTAGCATTAAATCTAAAACCAAAGGCAACACACCTATGGATTTGGCGCTTGAAGACATGTTTGGCAGCTCTCCAAAAAAAATCATGAAAGACCATACTGTAACTAGAAATTACAGTGAAATCAATTATAACACCGATGATGTTTACGATTATCTGGATCAAGTTTTACAGCTAGAAGCTGTGGCGTGTAAAGATTGGTTAACGAATAAAGTAGATCGTTGTGTCAGCGGAAAAGTAGCAAAACAACAATGTGCAGGACCATTACAACTACCATTGAACAATGTTGGCGTAATGGCTTTAGATTACAATGGTAAAGAAGGTATTGCAACCTCTATTGGCCACTCACCTATTTCGGGTTTGATAAATCCCGAAGCTGGAAGTAGAAATAGTATTACTGAAGCATTGACCAATATCATTTGGGCTCCTTTAAAAGACGGATTAAAAAGCGTGTCATTATCTGCAAACTGGATGTGGCCTTGTAAGAACGAGGGTGAAGATGCTCGTTTATATGAGGCTGTAAAGGCAATCTCAGAGTTTTCTATAGATTTAGGAATCAATGTGCCAACAGGAAAGGATTCTCTATCCATGAAACAAAAGTACAAGGACGAAGAAGTGATTTCTCCCGGTACGGTAATTATTTCTGCAGCAGCGCATTGTAATGATGTTAAGAAAGTCGTTGAGCCTGTTCTTAACCGAAATGCAGGTGACATTTATTACATAAATCTTTCGCAAGATGCTTTCAAACTGGGTGGAAGCTCGTTTGCACAAATACGTAACAAAATAGGACATGATGTACCAAATGTACAAAGCGCGTCATATGTAAAAACTGTATTTGATACGATTCAAAATTTAATAAAAGACGAACAAATAATTGCTGGGCATGACGTTGCTTCTGGTGGGTTGATTACTACTTTACTGGAATTATGTTTTGCAGATACAAATTTAGGTGCTGAATTGGATCTAACCGCTTTACAAGAAAAAGATGCCATAAAATTGTTATTTTCTGAAAATGCGGGAATCGTTTTTCAAGCTAAGGATGTTTCCGTAGAAAAAATCCTTAAGGAAAACAATATCGAATTCCACAATATTGGAAAACCGACAAATAGTGATGTTCTAAGCATCATTAATGGCAATGAGGTGTTTACAATGACGGTTTCCAGATTACGAGATATGTGGTACAAAACTTCATATTTATTAGATCAAAAACAAACTGCAAATGGATTGGCTAAAGTGCGGTTTGAAAACTACGCCAAACAACCTTTAAAATATCATTTTCCTAAACATTTTACTGGAAAAATTGAAGATATCAAGAACGAAAACTTAACGTCCAGATTACAAGGCGTGAGCAAGTCGGAATCAAGAATTAGACCTAAGGCTGCAATACTTCGTGAAAAGGGCTCTAACTCTGAGCGTGAGATGGCAAATGCAATGTACTTGGCTGGTTTTGATGTTAAGGACGTGCATATGACCGATTTAATTTCGGGTCGTGAGACTTTGGAGGATATCCAGTTTTTGGGAGCTGTTGGTGGATTTTCAAACAGTGATGTACTGGGCTCTGCAAAAGGATGGGCTGGAGCAATAAAATATAATAAGAACGCCAACAAGGCTATTAAAAAATTCTTTGAAAGAGAGGATACACTTTCGGTTGGGATCTGTAATGGTTGCCAATTATTTATGGAATTGGATTTGATAAATCCTGAGCATGAAGCGCACGGAAAAATGTTACACAATGATTCTCACAAACACGAGAGTGGATTTACATCTGTAACGATACAAGAAAATAATTCGGTAATGCTTTCTACTTTGAAGGATGCGACTTTGGGAGTTTGGATCAGTCATGGCGAGGGTAAGTTTAGTCTTCCGCAGAAAGAAAACGAATACAACATTGTAGCAAAATATGGTTATGAAAGCTATCCTGCAAACCCAAATGGATCTGACTTTAATACAGCAATGTTATGTGACAAAACGGGTCGTCATTTGGTGATGATGCCACATATTGAGCGCTCTACTTTTCAATGGAACTGGGCAAATTATCCCGAAAACAGAAAGGATGAAGTCTCTCCCTGGATAGAAGCTTTTGTGAATGCAAGACTATGGGTTGAAAATAAAACGAAATAA
- a CDS encoding helix-turn-helix domain-containing protein translates to MTLNYYENNVPHLIEEYYQFTLSEKVIPFNSTIIPIGLTHITHAFYGNHNGMLKSDQKPVTGTILSGQFVRSYEFFSETKANYFGISFHPTALYKILNTDISKIKNKHVLLSKFHPEFDTKIDKVFEDYTTPEKMAESLNVFFSNIELTTNENTKTIDNVINLIKSKEGLLNIIDILDQIEMSQKTLENQFKKIVGLTPGKYIKLYRFSNLMRKYESQEIDFKKLIFMFNYYDRSHFARDFKLFMNETPKSYFKNDYPLIKAILKK, encoded by the coding sequence ATGACCCTTAATTATTATGAAAATAATGTTCCTCATTTAATAGAGGAGTATTATCAATTTACGCTGTCTGAAAAAGTCATTCCTTTCAATTCTACAATTATTCCCATAGGGCTAACGCACATTACACATGCTTTCTACGGAAATCATAATGGGATGCTAAAGTCTGATCAAAAACCAGTAACTGGTACAATCCTAAGTGGTCAATTTGTTAGATCATATGAGTTTTTCAGCGAAACAAAAGCAAATTATTTTGGTATTAGCTTTCATCCAACTGCGCTATATAAAATTCTAAACACCGATATCTCAAAAATTAAAAACAAACATGTTTTGTTATCAAAGTTTCATCCAGAATTCGATACCAAAATCGATAAAGTTTTTGAAGATTATACAACGCCAGAGAAAATGGCTGAGTCACTAAATGTTTTTTTTTCTAATATAGAATTAACAACCAATGAGAATACAAAAACAATTGATAACGTTATTAACCTTATCAAATCAAAAGAAGGCTTATTAAATATAATTGACATTTTGGACCAAATTGAAATGTCACAAAAAACATTAGAAAATCAATTTAAAAAAATCGTTGGCTTAACTCCCGGTAAGTATATCAAACTTTATAGATTTTCAAATCTCATGCGCAAATATGAAAGTCAAGAAATTGATTTCAAAAAGCTAATTTTTATGTTTAATTATTATGACAGATCTCATTTTGCAAGGGACTTTAAATTGTTTATGAATGAAACGCCTAAATCTTACTTTAAAAATGATTACCCCTTAATTAAAGCTATATTAAAAAAATAG